In Microbacterium enclense, one genomic interval encodes:
- a CDS encoding LuxR C-terminal-related transcriptional regulator produces MQSPPAVTRLEVSEVRAAAEHIARSVLVTAPAPRPVELRSLADIDAGPAPRSWVDASARTLEAMIVARARLDDIPGGLRLVDEHFVDGRLRVPATIAPATRSSLFAAVAEMYAAAGWPRRAGVYASAAIAYADEAAALYRAHAARSLAAALNGEYPLAVESSDICRDLASTSGWDEVFEDYLLLLARILIASAALDADALAEISQQLRTQGADDAAWLYTARTADAMGLLIRREYGEGMATLVTLTSGMDAHRSHAMVRGFALGVLADTLLARGEPRRALAALEGKESLPGHALCFDMQRAAALISLGREREVLESTDGCIRLGTDHCVRTLIPLLLRRAVAHARLGNLEAADAAFAEGFHLAENLGGSLTPYLTLPHTDLVMLLDRLGRQEPATAEATARVAGRLELVPARSERPPLPTLTPREERVALLLRGARTLPQIAEKLGVSPNTVKSQLRSIYAKLAVSGRDSAVTVLESNGFYV; encoded by the coding sequence ATGCAGTCCCCGCCCGCCGTCACCCGACTCGAGGTGTCGGAGGTCCGAGCCGCCGCCGAGCACATTGCGCGCAGCGTCCTCGTCACCGCCCCCGCACCGCGTCCGGTGGAACTCCGCAGCCTTGCCGACATCGACGCCGGTCCGGCTCCCCGCTCCTGGGTCGATGCCAGCGCCCGCACCCTCGAAGCGATGATCGTCGCCCGCGCGCGCCTCGACGACATCCCCGGCGGCCTCCGGCTCGTCGACGAGCACTTCGTCGACGGACGGCTGCGGGTTCCCGCCACGATCGCGCCCGCGACCCGCTCCTCGCTGTTCGCCGCGGTCGCGGAGATGTACGCCGCCGCCGGCTGGCCGCGACGCGCCGGCGTCTACGCATCGGCGGCGATCGCGTACGCCGACGAGGCCGCCGCGCTGTACCGCGCGCACGCCGCGCGGAGCCTGGCCGCGGCCCTCAACGGCGAGTACCCCCTGGCGGTCGAGAGCTCCGACATCTGTCGTGACCTCGCGTCCACCTCCGGCTGGGACGAGGTCTTCGAGGACTACCTGCTCCTGCTCGCGCGCATCCTCATCGCATCGGCCGCTCTCGACGCCGACGCACTCGCCGAGATCTCCCAGCAGCTGCGGACGCAGGGCGCCGACGATGCCGCGTGGCTGTACACCGCCCGCACCGCTGACGCGATGGGTCTGCTGATCCGGCGCGAGTACGGCGAGGGCATGGCGACGCTCGTCACTCTCACCAGCGGCATGGACGCCCACCGCAGCCACGCCATGGTGCGCGGTTTCGCGCTCGGTGTCCTCGCCGACACCCTGCTCGCCCGCGGAGAGCCGCGCCGGGCGCTCGCGGCCCTCGAGGGCAAGGAATCGCTGCCCGGCCACGCCCTGTGCTTCGACATGCAGAGAGCGGCGGCCCTCATCTCGCTCGGTCGCGAGCGCGAGGTGCTCGAGAGCACCGACGGCTGCATCCGGCTGGGGACCGACCACTGCGTGCGCACGCTCATCCCGCTGTTGCTGCGCCGTGCGGTCGCCCACGCGCGGCTGGGCAACCTCGAGGCCGCCGACGCGGCGTTCGCCGAGGGCTTCCACCTCGCGGAGAATCTCGGCGGGTCTCTGACGCCGTACCTCACCCTGCCGCACACCGATCTCGTGATGCTGCTGGACCGCCTCGGCCGCCAGGAACCCGCGACCGCGGAGGCGACGGCGCGCGTCGCGGGAAGGCTCGAGCTCGTCCCGGCCCGCAGCGAGCGGCCGCCGCTGCCCACCCTCACCCCGCGTGAGGAGCGGGTGGCACTCCTGCTCCGCGGCGCACGCACGTTGCCGCAGATCGCCGAGAAGCTGGGCGTGTCGCCCAACACGGTCAAGTCGCAGCTGCGGTCGATCTACGCCAAGCTCGCGGTGTCGGGGCGTGACAGCGCGGTCACCGTTCTCGAGTCCAACGGCTTCTACGTCTGA